The following proteins come from a genomic window of Montipora foliosa isolate CH-2021 chromosome 2, ASM3666993v2, whole genome shotgun sequence:
- the LOC137985457 gene encoding probable cadmium-transporting ATPase, with product MHNYSDSDVSGPCCVTDASSVSSFSEATNSCQSSCQGKPRNVTCKSHDLDSKLTCCGSEPYHKSTYKSRIHLASVTHTSTDGKYQESKVCNGQSFEFPNRNVTVTCPCMEDECCDKDSNCNSGSRKAVSRISMTDCNGFYPNLPTPPRSPLVMSSDSSDKKPKVHQHTTKLRVQNICCPMEGKLVQESLESLEGVTSIAVNVIGRVVYVRHDPEVTSASELVTTLNRVHLGASIMETGSHQSEGKNESHPRSLWSFFVYLLIQTCLLLTAVVAFFVGLSWHKWVAITEIVFGIPPVLKKAFVSLKALSVDINILILIAVAGTLAINEWLEGAAVVYVFSLAEALQEFCMQKVQRTISGLMLKAPQVAILASTSECVPVEEVTIGTVIAIRPGELIPLDGIVVTGLASVDESSVSGESVPVEKTTGSKAYSGTVNQNGYLEVETTSDSSSSTVTKVAQLVQEAQTGSASIELAINRFAKYYTPAMVIAAVLVVAIPAMLGAVGVGSYSSELKEWGQRALVLLVIACPCALVMSTPIAVVCGITAAARKGSLIKGGAYLETLARLEVLAFDKTGTLTEGKFQVVGVECAFGVHERSALRLAAALESKSSHPLAAAIVNEFAGCVAEMVASQNSSLPEVSHFKLHEGQGISGVVDGHLVQIGNLEFLQRILGNSLTGYMKDKYIMWSNESKTVIFVSVDNNLAMMIALADTIRPNCVVALNRLRKLRVQSAMITGDNARTALAVKTKLGLDECVAEMKPENKLSWITDRQTGNTEADDEIIDDNQPKGCCLPIWFSSRPYQSVKSRVSKKSIVGMVGDGVNDGPALAAANVGIAMGAGGTALAVEAADVALMSNNLSKIPELVELGRFCRLIVAQNIAFSVILKLAIVIATLAGKTYLWMAVMADVLGLLFVILNGLRPLRWKIADRGSSKSTRVEISFAESLPQVSSLESCV from the coding sequence ATGCACAACTACAGCGATTCTGACGTTAGCGGGCCTTGCTGTGTAACAGACGCAAGCTCGGTTTCTTCTTTCAGTGAGGCTACCAACTCGTGTCAGAGTTCTTGTCAAGGCAAACCTCGCAATGTCACATGCAAGTCACACGATCTTGATAGTAAGCTTACATGTTGCGGTAGTGAACCCTATCACAAGAGCACTTATAAGTCACGCATTCACCTTGCATCTGTAACGCATACATCAACAGATGGAAAGTACCAAGAGAGCAAAGTCTGTAATGGTCAATCGTTTGAGTTCCCAAATCGGAATGTCACTGTCACCTGTCCCTGCATGGAAGATGAGTGCTGTGATAAAGACTCTAATTGCAACAGTGGCAGCAGAAAAGCAGTGAGCAGAATATCTATGACTGACTGCAATGGATTTTATCCGAATCTGCCCACCCCTCCTCGATCACCACTTGTAATGAGCAGCGATAGCAGTGACAAAAAACCGAAGGTGCACCAGCACACGACAAAACTGCGGGTGCAAAATATATGTTGTCCAATGGAAGGCAAACTCGTTCAAGAATCATTGGAGTCGTTGGAAGGTGTGACGTCCATAGCAGTCAACGTTATCGGCAGGGTCGTGTACGTCCGTCACGACCCGGAAGTCACATCAGCCTCCGAGTTGGTCACTACACTCAATCGCGTACACCTGGGAGCAAGTATCATGGAAACGGGTTCCCATCAGTCTGAGGGAAAGAATGAGAGCCATCCGCGTTCGTTGTGGTCTTTTTTCGTTTATCTTTTGATCCAAACCTGTCTCTTGTTAACAGCCGTGGTAGCGTTCTTCGTGGGGCTTTCTTGGCATAAGTGGGTTGCCATTACAGAAATCGTGTTTGGTATCCCTCCAGTTCTCAAAAAAGCATTTGTGTCTTTAAAGGCTCTCTCAGTCGACATCAACATACTGATACTCATCGCCGTTGCAGGAACTCTGGCAATCAATGAGTGGTTGGAAGGAGCAGCTGTAGTTTACGTGTTCTCGCTCGCTGAAGCATTGCAGGAGTTCTGCATGCAGAAAGTTCAACGGACCATTTCGGGGCTCATGctcaaagcacctcaagtagcaaTATTGGCCAGTACTAGCGAATGCGTCCCAGTCGAAGAGGTCACCATTGGGACTGTCATCGCTATCAGACCTGGTGAGCTTATTCCATTGGATGGTATAGTGGTGACGGGTCTAGCTTCTGTTGATGAAAGTTCAGTTTCTGGGGAATCTGTGCCTGTCGAGAAAACTACAGGCTCAAAAGCCTACAGTGGAACTGTCAATCAAAATGGTTACTTGGAAGTAGAAACTACATCGGATTCCTCTTCCTCCACAGTCACCAAAGTCGCACAACTCGTTCAAGAAGCTCAAACTGGGTCAGCAAGTATCGAACTGGCCATAAACCGGTTTGCCAAGTACTATACGCCGGCTATGGTTATTGCTGCAGTTCTCGTTGTTGCTATTCCTGCAATGCTTGGCGCGGTTGGTGTTGGAAGTTATTCAAGCGAGTTAAAAGAGTGGGGCCAACGAGCGCTGGTCCTTTTAGTAATAGCTTGCCCCTGCGCGTTGGTCATGTCAACCCCGATTGCCGTGGTCTGTGGCATCACTGCGGCTGCGCGGAAGGGATCTCTAATCAAAGGCGGAGCTTATCTTGAGACACTTGCGCGATTAGAAGTTTTAGCTTTTGACAAAACAGGGACTCTTACCGAAGGAAAGTTTCAAGTTGTTGGCGTTGAGTGTGCGTTTGGTGTGCACGAACGAAGTGCCTTGCGCTTAGCTGCCGCCCTGGAAAGCAAGTCCAGTCATCCCCTCGCAGCAGCCATTGTCAATGAGTTTGCTGGTTGCGTTGCCGAAATGGTGGCATCGCAAAACTCTAGTCTACCGGAAGTCTCGCACTTTAAGCTTCACGAGGGCCAAGGCATTTCTGGTGttgtcgatggtcatctggTACAGATTGGAAATCTTGAATTTCTTCAGCGTATTTTGGGAAACTCTTTGACCGGATACATGAAAGACAAGTACATAATGTGGAGCAACGAAAGCAAGACGGTGATTTTCGTGAGTGTAGACAACAATCTAGCAATGATGATTGCTCTGGCAGACACTATCAGACCCAATTGTGTGGTCGCGCTCAATCGGCTGAGGAAGCTTCGTGTCCAGTCTGCCATGATCACAGGTGACAACGCGCGGACAGCCCTGGCCGTGAAGACTAAACTAGGCTTAGACGAGTGTGTTGCTGAAATGAAACCTGAGAACAAGCTTAGCTGGATTACAGACCGACAAACTGGAAATACGGAGGCTGATGACGAGATAATTGATGATAATCAACCCAAAGGATGCTGTTTACCCATTTGGTTTTCAAGTCGGCCCTATCAATCTGTAAAATCACGTGTCAGTAAGAAGAGCATTGTAGGCATGGTCGGGGATGGTGTCAACGATGGTCCAGCGCTAGCCGCGGCGAATGTAGGGATTGCAATGGGCGCTGGAGGAACAGCTTTAGCAGTAGAGGCAGCGGACGTCGCACTTATGAGCAACAACCTGTCCAAAATACCCGAGCTGGTTGAACTTGGACGCTTTTGTCGCCTTATTGTGGCACAGAATATCGCTTTTTCTGTAATTCTGAAGCTCGCTATAGTGATCGCTACGCTTGCTGGCAAGACCTACCTATGGATGGCTGTTATGGCAGATGTACTTGGCTTATTGTTCGTGATATTAAATGGTCTACGACCGCTTCGGTGGAAGATTGCCGATAGAGGTTCTTCCAAGAGCACGAGGGTTGAAATTTCGTTTGCAGAGAGCCTTCCACAAGTCTCTTCTCTCGAGTCATGCGTGTAG